Proteins encoded within one genomic window of Marinihelvus fidelis:
- a CDS encoding electron transfer flavoprotein subunit beta/FixA family protein — translation MKILVGIKRVVDYNVRVRVRSDGSGVETDGVKMSINPFDEIALEEALRIKEAGNAEEVIVASIGDAACEQQLRTGLAMGADRAIRVDHTGLLQPLSVAKAFLGLAEREEPGLVILGKQAIDDDNNQTGQMLAALWGRPQATFASKIVLDGGSATVTREVDAGLETIAVDLPAVITTDLRLNEPRFVKLPDIMKAKRKPLDVVPIDDLGAKRDELAGHDLAYGSFAPPPKRERGIMVEDTAALVAELKNRGLL, via the coding sequence ATGAAAATCCTCGTAGGCATAAAACGTGTCGTGGACTACAACGTCCGCGTCCGCGTGCGCTCCGATGGCAGCGGCGTCGAAACCGACGGCGTGAAGATGAGCATCAATCCCTTCGATGAAATCGCGCTGGAAGAAGCGCTGCGGATCAAGGAAGCGGGCAACGCCGAGGAGGTCATCGTGGCCTCAATTGGCGATGCGGCCTGCGAGCAGCAACTGCGCACGGGTCTCGCCATGGGCGCCGACCGCGCCATCCGCGTCGACCACACCGGCCTGCTGCAGCCGCTGAGCGTGGCGAAGGCTTTCTTAGGACTGGCCGAGCGCGAGGAACCCGGCCTGGTGATCCTGGGCAAGCAGGCGATTGACGACGACAACAACCAGACCGGCCAGATGCTGGCCGCGCTGTGGGGCCGTCCGCAGGCCACTTTCGCGTCGAAGATCGTGCTGGACGGCGGCAGCGCCACCGTCACCCGCGAGGTCGACGCCGGCCTGGAGACCATCGCCGTCGACCTGCCCGCCGTCATCACCACCGACCTGCGCCTGAACGAGCCGCGCTTCGTCAAGCTGCCGGACATCATGAAGGCCAAGCGCAAGCCGCTGGACGTGGTGCCCATCGACGACCTGGGCGCCAAGAGAGATGAGCTTGCCGGGCACGATCTCGCCTACGGCAGCTTCGCACCGCCACCCAAGCGCGAG